The region TGCGCAAGCTCCTGCTTGCCGGAAGCCCCCGAATCAGCTGAGGCAACATAATTGCGAATCGTACCATCGTCATGATCGATGCCTTTCAAAACCACGTTTTTCGCACCCAAATCAAGCAATGCGTCAATCATGTCATCTACTTCGGCATCGCTCAGATCGCGCCCTGGATATGTGCGTTTCGTCAATATGGATGCTTCCGTCAAATTCGGCATCAGCACGTCGGCGCCATCCACCAGCGTGCCCATAGCTTCGCAGAGTTCCGGCGTGTATGTGGCGTAGATTTCGCCTCCATCTCCCATTACCGGATCCACTAAACGCAAGGCATGCGGATATTGCGAATACAGGCGTTTGATGATCGCAACCTGTTCGGCGGAGCCAAGGAAACCGGAATACACGCCGTCCAAATCGACGTTTTCCTTGCGCCATGCGTCCAGATAACCGTCCAAAATCTCGGTCGTATCGTGGAAGGTGAATACGCTGTAGCGCGTGTGTGCCGAAAATAGCGCGGTCGGCACCGGACATACGTCGCATCCGGCCGCCGACAGGATCGGAATGGCCGCCGTCAGCGAGCAATTGCCGTATCCGCACATGTCATGCACCGCCGCAACGCGCGGAATGTAATGCGGATCGCGATCATACAGAATCACGTCATCCATGTTGAAACCCTCTCTTGCGATTGTCTGACCACGACTTTAGCCGCCTGTCTGACTTCGGAGCCACGATGCTTCGTACGGTGTATCACCGCAGTGCCGTTTGCCGGCGTGTCGCAGATTTTCAGACGGTTGTCAGAACGGTTTTATAGAGCATGAATGGCAATGATTCCAACGGTTTATAAAGGGATATAGGCAAGTGCGATAACGTTTGGCTTGCATTGCGGAGCGCGGCCGGATTATTGTCGCTACCAACACCTGACCAGCCGCCACACACGGCAAGGCGGGTGGCCAGCAAGACAGGCAGCGAACCATTCCACACAAGGAGCAGAAACCATGGCAGATTCCAAGAACTACCGCTTCGAAACCCTGCAGCTTCACGTCGGCCAGGAGCAGGCCGATCCGGCAACCGATTCCCGCGCGGTGCCGATCTACCAGACCACCAGCTACGTGTTCCATAATTTTGACCACGCCGAGGCCCGTTTCGGACTGGCGGATCCAGGCAACATCTACGGCCGCCTGACCAACTCCACCCAAAGCGTGTTCGAAGACCGCATTGCAGCCCTCGAAGGCGGTACCGCAGGTCTGGCCGTCGCATCCGGCGCAGCCGCGGTCGAATACGCGGTGCGCAACATCACCCAGTCCGGCGATCACATCGTCGCCGCCAAGAACATCTACGGTGGCACCTTCAACCTGCTGCGTCACACCCTGCCGCGTGACGGCATCACCACCACCTTCGTCTCCGCCGAGAATCCGCAGGAGTTCGAGGACGCCATCCAGGAGAACACTAAGCTCGTCTACTTCGAGACCTTCGGCAATCCGAACGCCGACCTGCCGGACTTCGAAGCCATCACCGCCATCGCCCACAAGCATCATCTGCCGGTGATCGTCGACAACACCTTCGCCACCCCGTACCTGTTCCGCCCGCTGGAGCACGGCGCTGATGTCGTGGTCGAATCCGCAACCAAGTTCATCGGCGGCCACGGCACCACCCTCGGCGGTGTGATCGTGGAAGGCGGCAACTTCAACTGGGCCGAAGTGCCGGGCAAGTTCCCGACCCTGACCGAGCCGGATCCGTCCTATCACGGATTGAACTTCTACGAGGCCCTGGGCGGATCCGCGTTCGTGACCCGCATCCGCGCCATCCTGCTGCGCGACACCGGTGCCACCCTGTCTCCGTTCGCCGCATTCCTGCTGCTGCAGGGCACCGAAACCCTGTCGCTGCGCGTCGAGCGTCACGTTGAGAACGCGCTGAAGGTCATCGATTACCTGAAGACCGTTCCGGAAGTCGAGTCCATCTCCCACCCGTCCATCGAAGGCCGCAAGGACAACGAGCTGTACAAGAAGTACTTCCCGAATGGTGGTGGCTCCATCTTCACCTTCGACATCAAGGGCGGCAAGGACGCGGCACGCGTGTTCATCGACAACCTGCACCTGTTCAGCCTGTTGGCCAACGTGGCCGACGCCAAGAGCCTCGTGATTCACCCGGCCTCTACCACGCACTCCCAGGAGACAGTGGAGGAGCTCGAGGATCAGGGCATCCACCAAGGCACTATCCGCCTGTCCATCGGCACCGAGAACATCGAAGACATCCTCGACGATCTCAAGGGTGGTTTCACGGCTCTGCGTGAATCTGGCCTCGCCAAGTGAAACGAATCGGATCGGCGAAAT is a window of Bifidobacterium catenulatum DSM 16992 = JCM 1194 = LMG 11043 DNA encoding:
- a CDS encoding pyridoxamine kinase — its product is MDDVILYDRDPHYIPRVAAVHDMCGYGNCSLTAAIPILSAAGCDVCPVPTALFSAHTRYSVFTFHDTTEILDGYLDAWRKENVDLDGVYSGFLGSAEQVAIIKRLYSQYPHALRLVDPVMGDGGEIYATYTPELCEAMGTLVDGADVLMPNLTEASILTKRTYPGRDLSDAEVDDMIDALLDLGAKNVVLKGIDHDDGTIRNYVASADSGASGKQELAHSKLPFMTHGTGDAFASALCGALMAGRPLAESAHIAGEFVRHAMENTQYQPHHDERGVSFELNLDELTQLVRH
- a CDS encoding O-acetylhomoserine aminocarboxypropyltransferase/cysteine synthase family protein, producing the protein MADSKNYRFETLQLHVGQEQADPATDSRAVPIYQTTSYVFHNFDHAEARFGLADPGNIYGRLTNSTQSVFEDRIAALEGGTAGLAVASGAAAVEYAVRNITQSGDHIVAAKNIYGGTFNLLRHTLPRDGITTTFVSAENPQEFEDAIQENTKLVYFETFGNPNADLPDFEAITAIAHKHHLPVIVDNTFATPYLFRPLEHGADVVVESATKFIGGHGTTLGGVIVEGGNFNWAEVPGKFPTLTEPDPSYHGLNFYEALGGSAFVTRIRAILLRDTGATLSPFAAFLLLQGTETLSLRVERHVENALKVIDYLKTVPEVESISHPSIEGRKDNELYKKYFPNGGGSIFTFDIKGGKDAARVFIDNLHLFSLLANVADAKSLVIHPASTTHSQETVEELEDQGIHQGTIRLSIGTENIEDILDDLKGGFTALRESGLAK